From Chryseobacterium sp. H1D6B, a single genomic window includes:
- a CDS encoding RNA polymerase sigma factor → MSNPTEIIFLKLVNQHKGILYKASRIYADSIEDREDLQQDILIQLWKSYQNFKGNSEFSTWMYRVAINTAITYLKKEKQRTNNQTDTPLHFEALTEDYNPTKDKQLEVFYTAVQELNPLEKALIFYFMEGMAHKEIGNNLGLSEGNARVKLNRTKEKIQQIIKKSGYEF, encoded by the coding sequence GTGAGTAACCCAACCGAAATCATTTTTCTGAAGCTCGTTAATCAGCATAAAGGTATTCTGTACAAAGCCTCGCGTATCTATGCAGATTCTATAGAAGACCGGGAAGACCTTCAGCAGGACATACTTATCCAGCTATGGAAGTCCTATCAGAACTTTAAAGGAAACAGCGAATTTTCTACATGGATGTATCGGGTAGCGATCAATACAGCAATCACCTATTTAAAAAAAGAAAAACAAAGAACGAATAATCAAACAGATACGCCTCTGCACTTTGAAGCTCTTACGGAGGACTATAATCCGACTAAGGACAAACAGCTGGAAGTCTTCTATACAGCTGTTCAAGAACTTAATCCCTTGGAGAAAGCACTCATATTTTACTTTATGGAAGGGATGGCACACAAGGAAATCGGAAACAATTTAGGCTTGAGTGAAGGAAATGCCCGAGTAAAGCTCAACAGAACCAAAGAAAAAATACAACAAATCATAAAAAAATCAGGTTATGAATTTTGA